From Pseudomonas arsenicoxydans:
GTCATGGGCGCCAACATCAACTTGCCCCACGATGTCAGCGTCAGTTGGGCCAAGGTCATGCCGGCGCATTTTCATGCGCGCTTCAAGGCCATAGCCCGGCGTTATCGCTACGTGATCTACAACGATCAGATCCGCCCGGCGCACCTGAATGAAGAAATCACCTGGAATCACCGTCCGCTGGACGTCGAGCGCATGGCTGAGGCAGCGCAGTATCTGGTCGGCATTCACGATTTCAGCGCCTTCCGCGCCGGCCAGTGTCAGGCCAAGTCGCCGATCAAGGAGCTGCATCATCTGCGCGTCACGCGTCACGGCAAGATGATCGTCCTGGACATTCGCGCCAGTGCCTTCCTGCATCACATGGTGCGCAACATCGCGGGCGTGCTGATGACCATCGGTGCCGGCGAGCGTCCGGTGGAGTGGATGAAGGAAGTGCTGGAGAGCCGAATTCGCCGTTCCGGCGGGGTGACGGCGCATCCGTACGGTCTGTATCTGGTGCAGGTCGAGTATCGCGACGAGTTCGAACTGCCCGAGCGTTACATCGGCCCACACTTCCTGACCGGTTTCACGGAACTTGACGGCTGACGCCCTCGAATGCATTTGTTACCATCCGGGACTTTCTCGGATTTGCCCTGAGGTTCTATCGACATGTCAGCCGTTCGCAGCAAAATTTGTGGGATTACCCGCATAGAAGATGCGTTGGCGGCGGTCGAGGCCGGGGCGGATGCCATCGGGTTCGTGTTCTACGCCAAAAGCCCTCGGGCGGTCACGTTCCAGCAGGCACGCTCGATCATCAGCGCGCTGCCGCCGTTCGTGACCACCGTGGGCTTGTTCGTCAACGCCAGTCGCTGCGAGTTGGGCGAATTGCTCGACGCCGTGCCGCTGGACTTGCTGCAATTTCATGGCGACGAAACCGCGGCCGAGTGTGAAGGCTGGCACCGTCCGTACATCAAGGCGTTGCGGGTCAAGGCCGGTGACGACATCGCCGCGGCATGCGATGCGTTTCCAAGTGCCAGCGGGATCTTGCTGGACGCTTACGTCGAAGGCGTGCCCGGTGGAACCGGTGAGGCGTTCGATTGGTCTTTGATACCACAAGGCCTGAGCAAGCCGATCATCCTCGCGGGTGGCCTGACGCCGGAAAACGTCACCGAGGCCATCACCCGGGTACGGCCTTACGCGGTGGACGTCAGCGGTGGGGTAGAGGCGAGCAAGGGCATCAAGGATCACGCAAAGATTCAGGCATTCATCAACGCGGTACGCGGTACGTCGATGTGACGGCTGGCACACTGCCGCCGTCCACACGCATGGCTGAGGATTTTTGGGTTGTACGCAGGTCACGCTTCACTGACCCGGCCATCCACTGATCATCGCCACACATATGAATTTAGCTCAAGGGCATACGCGGGGCTGCGAACCAGAGCGTTCGGGCCGCCGGTACTGGAGAAAGAAAGCATGAGCAACTGGTTAGTAGACAAACTGATCCCTTCGATCATGCGTTCCGAGGTCAAGAAGAGCTCGGTGCCTGAAGGTCTGTGGCACAAATGCCCGTCTTGCGAGGCTGTGTTGTATCGTCCAGAGCTGGAAAAGACCCTGGACGTTTGCCCCAAGTGCAACCATCACATGCGTATCGGCGCGCGCGCGCGCATCGACATCTTCCTCGACGCTGAAGGCCGTGCCGAACTGGGCGCGGACCTGGAGCCGGTTGACCGTCTGAAATTCCGCGACGGCAAGAAGTACAAGGATCGCCTGACCGCTGCCCAGAAGCAGACTGGCGAAAAAGACGCACTGATTTCCATGAGCGGCACCCTGCTGGGCATGCCGGTGGTGGTCTCGGCCTTCGAATTCTCCTTCATGGGTGGTTCGATGGGCGCCATCGTTGGTGAGCGATTTGTCCGCGCCGCCAACTACGCGCTGGAAAACCGTTGCCCGATGATCTGCT
This genomic window contains:
- the truA gene encoding tRNA pseudouridine(38-40) synthase TruA, with the translated sequence MAAEGFFRIALGVEYKGSRYRGWQRQASGVLTVQETLEKALSKVADSPVSLLCAGRTDAGVHACGQVVHFDTQVERSMKAWVMGANINLPHDVSVSWAKVMPAHFHARFKAIARRYRYVIYNDQIRPAHLNEEITWNHRPLDVERMAEAAQYLVGIHDFSAFRAGQCQAKSPIKELHHLRVTRHGKMIVLDIRASAFLHHMVRNIAGVLMTIGAGERPVEWMKEVLESRIRRSGGVTAHPYGLYLVQVEYRDEFELPERYIGPHFLTGFTELDG
- a CDS encoding phosphoribosylanthranilate isomerase is translated as MSAVRSKICGITRIEDALAAVEAGADAIGFVFYAKSPRAVTFQQARSIISALPPFVTTVGLFVNASRCELGELLDAVPLDLLQFHGDETAAECEGWHRPYIKALRVKAGDDIAAACDAFPSASGILLDAYVEGVPGGTGEAFDWSLIPQGLSKPIILAGGLTPENVTEAITRVRPYAVDVSGGVEASKGIKDHAKIQAFINAVRGTSM
- the accD gene encoding acetyl-CoA carboxylase, carboxyltransferase subunit beta produces the protein MSNWLVDKLIPSIMRSEVKKSSVPEGLWHKCPSCEAVLYRPELEKTLDVCPKCNHHMRIGARARIDIFLDAEGRAELGADLEPVDRLKFRDGKKYKDRLTAAQKQTGEKDALISMSGTLLGMPVVVSAFEFSFMGGSMGAIVGERFVRAANYALENRCPMICFAASGGARMQEALISLMQMAKTSAVLARLREEGIPFISVLTDPVYGGVSASLAMLGDVIVGEPKALIGFAGPRVIEQTVREKLPEGFQRSEFLLEHGAIDMIIHRQELRPRLGNLLAQMMGLPTPKFVAAPIEPIVVPPVPANI